DNA sequence from the Prolixibacter sp. SD074 genome:
CCGGAGACAAGCACAGTACAGGGTATTACTCACTTTTAAGCAGTACTACTTCGGCAATGATACACAGGATTGCAAAAATGAGTATTGAAAAACATAAACCTGATATGATTATAAATATACCCGGCAATTCGGCAAATACCTTTGATTTTTACAGGGCAAAGGAATTGATACAGTTGGGGGAAAATGCAGCTAAAGAGGCAATAAATTATTAGAGTTTTGCATTTCAGATATAACAATTTTTAAATTAATAACTAATATGACGAGCAGTAAAAAACCCGAAGTAAGAATACAAACATCCATTTTAAATGGCTTGGAGAAGAAAGCGTTAGTTTGGATGGCACAAAGAATACCTCAGAAAATTAATTCAGACCATTTAACAGTTTTAGGATTTATGGGTGCCTTACTTTCAAGTGCGGGCTATATACTTTCCAACTTTGAAAGCAATTTTCTTTGGTTAGCCTCTTTTGGTTTGTTATTGAACTGGTTTGGCGACAGCCTTGATGGAACATTGGCCCGTGTAAGGAAAGCTCAACGTCCGACATACGGATTTTTCATCGACCACAGTATCGATGGGTTAACGGTTTTTGCCATTTGTGTGGGTGCAGGGCTTTCTCCATACATAAACTTTGCAGTTGCCATGCTTATTCTTGCAGGGTATTTGCTCTTATCAATTTTAACATACATCAATACCTACCTTAAAGGGGAGTTCAAGATTACTTACAATAAACTGGGACCCACCGAATTTCGTTTATTGGTTATCCTTATAAACACACTCTTTATATATTACCCGACAGGAACCCGGAACTTTGTACTTGATGGTGTTGCTTTAAGCCTGTTTGATGTCATAGGGATTGTTATTGCTTTTATTCTTTTCATTATTTACCTGGTTAACTTTTTAATTGATAAGAATAAATACGCGGAAATCGACCCTCCCAAATACTAAAGCATTATTTATGGCAATTAAATATATAAAATTCGTAGCAAGCCGTCTTATTGGCACATTAGTCGATACCATGGTCCTATGGGGGCTCTCATCCTACATTTTTTCTACATATTTTGGACATTACCTGGTGGC
Encoded proteins:
- a CDS encoding CDP-alcohol phosphatidyltransferase family protein, giving the protein MTSSKKPEVRIQTSILNGLEKKALVWMAQRIPQKINSDHLTVLGFMGALLSSAGYILSNFESNFLWLASFGLLLNWFGDSLDGTLARVRKAQRPTYGFFIDHSIDGLTVFAICVGAGLSPYINFAVAMLILAGYLLLSILTYINTYLKGEFKITYNKLGPTEFRLLVILINTLFIYYPTGTRNFVLDGVALSLFDVIGIVIAFILFIIYLVNFLIDKNKYAEIDPPKY